A part of Lentimicrobium sp. L6 genomic DNA contains:
- a CDS encoding DUF4292 domain-containing protein, with the protein MMIKNAKIAWFFLLVLMIASSCNIQKRNYKAPIKEEGADYLLSQMKANQNHFETFSAKALASVTSNGKTNDIKLNIRIRKDSAIWVSISAGIGIEAARVLLTKDSVLFLNRLNKTFFVGNYHFINTMINAQVDFDIVQAILTGNDFTWYDYQELKATVVQDQYQLESAHRRKMKKYIRANDAVSQVIYQSLWLNPKSFKIEKLKIKEIKNDNKKIVAEYAHFKEIDSQVLPTQYKLSIFANEIIEIDATLIKVNLEKELSFPFNIPSKYTEIK; encoded by the coding sequence ATGATGATTAAGAATGCAAAAATAGCTTGGTTTTTTCTCTTGGTTTTAATGATAGCCTCCTCATGTAATATACAGAAGAGAAACTATAAAGCCCCCATTAAAGAGGAGGGTGCTGATTATCTTTTGAGCCAAATGAAAGCAAACCAGAATCACTTTGAGACTTTTAGCGCAAAGGCATTGGCGAGCGTGACGAGTAATGGAAAAACCAACGACATCAAACTCAATATACGAATCAGAAAAGACAGTGCCATCTGGGTTTCAATTTCTGCTGGAATAGGTATAGAAGCCGCCAGGGTATTGCTCACCAAAGACTCTGTATTGTTTCTCAATAGACTTAACAAAACCTTCTTTGTAGGTAATTATCACTTTATCAACACCATGATAAATGCTCAGGTAGATTTTGACATTGTTCAAGCCATATTAACAGGAAACGATTTTACCTGGTACGATTATCAAGAATTAAAAGCTACCGTAGTGCAAGATCAATATCAATTAGAATCGGCACACCGTCGAAAGATGAAAAAGTATATCAGAGCCAATGATGCGGTTTCTCAAGTGATATATCAAAGCCTTTGGTTAAACCCTAAGTCTTTTAAGATAGAAAAACTAAAAATCAAGGAGATCAAAAACGACAATAAGAAAATTGTTGCCGAATATGCACATTTCAAAGAAATAGACAGCCAAGTTTTACCTACCCAATACAAACTGAGCATCTTTGCCAATGAAATTATAGAAATTGATGCCACTTTGATCAAGGTAAATTTAGAAAAAGAACTATCTTTCCCCTTTAATATCCCTTCAAAATATACAGAGATAAAATGA